Genomic DNA from Streptomyces sp. PCS3-D2:
CCCGTGGATCCGGAGCTCTGGCTTCCATCAGCTCGGTGTGCGAAAACTCCCCTCGTACGCCCACGTGTTGTCCCGGCTCTGCCTTCACCGGGACTTAAGGCTGGGATGCTTGGCTGAGTCGGGCAGTACGGGAACGAGTGGACGCGGGAGCTGCTGAGTCGTGGAAGACAGGGTGCGGGTGGTCATCGCCGAGGATTCCGTACTGCTGCGCGAGGGCCTGACCCGGTTGCTGACGGACCGGGGGCATGACGTCGTGGCGGGCGTCGGGGACGGGGAGGCCCTGATCAAGACGGTGGCGGACCTCGCCGCCGAGGATGCGCTGCCCGACGTGGTGGTGGCGGACGTGCGCATGCCGCCGACGCACACCGACGAGGGCGTGCGGGCCGCCGTACGGCTGCGGCGCGACCACCCCGGGATAGGCGTGCTGGTGCTGTCGCAGTACGTGGAGGAGCAGTACGCCACGGAGCTCCTGGCCGGTTCCAGTACCGGAGTGGGGTATCTACTGAAGGACCGGGTGGCCGAGGTGCGCGAGTTCCTGGACGCCGTGGTCCGGGTGGCCAGGGGCGGCACCGCCCTAGATCCCGAGGTCGTCGCCCAGCTGCTGGGGCGCAGCCGGAAACAGGACGTCCTGGCGGGTCTGACGCCGCGCGAGCGCGAGGTGCTGGGGCTGATGGCCGAGGGCCGTACCAATTCCGCCGTGGCCAAGCAGCTGGTCGTGAGCGACGGAGCGGTGGAGAAGCACGTCGGCAACATCTTCATGAAACTGGGCCTGTCGCCGAGTGAGGGGGATCACCGGCGCGTACTGGCCGTTCTCACCTATCTGAAATCTTGATCGACTGAAACTTTGTCAGATACGGCATACCGGCAGGGCCGTCTCGAATTATGGCCCTACGGTCCAGAATGTGGTCGCTCCTGGGGGCCTGATCCCTACCGTCGTAGGGTGGGTCATGGGGGTGCTCACGCCTCGAAGGAGGTCCAGTTCAGTGACCAGCCAGGTCAGCAGCCCAGCCGAGCAGGCCGACGGGGCCGGGGGTGCGGTTGTCGGTGGACAGCGCACTCCGGGCAGTCCGGACGGCAAGGAAGTACGGCGACTCGATCGGGTGATCATCCGGTTCGCGGGTGACTCCGGTGACGGCATGCAGCTCACCGGTGACCGGTTCACCTCGGAGACCGCGTCGTTCGGGAACGACCTGTCGACACTGCCGAACTTCCCGGCCGAGATCCGCGCCCCCGCCGGCACCCTGCCGGGCGTCTCCTCCTTCCAGCTCCACTTCGCCGACCACGACATCCTCACGCCGGGCGACGCCCCCAACGTGCTGGTGGCCATGAACCCCGCGGCGCTGAAGGCGAACATCGCCGACGTGCCGCGCGGCGCGGAGATCATCGTCAACACGGACGAGTTCACCAAGCGCCCCATGGCCAAGGTCGGATACGAGACCTCGCCGTTGGAGGACGGCTCGCTGGCCGCCTACAACCTGCACCCGGTGCCGCTGACCACGCTGACGGTGGAGGCGCTGAAGGACTTCGGGCTCTCCCGCAAGGAGGCCGAGCGCAGCAAGAACATGTTCGCGCTGGGCCTGCTGTCGTGGATGTACCACCGGCCGACGGAGGCCACGGAGAGCTTCCTGCGGCAGAAGTTCGCGAAGAAGCCCGAGATCGCCGAGGCGAACATCGTGGCCTTCCGCGCCGGTTGGAACTTCGGCGAGACGACCGAGGACTTCGCCGTCTCCTACGAGGTGGCACCCGCGACCCAGGCCTTCCCCACCGGCACCTACCGCAACATCTCCGGGAACCTGGCCCTCTCCTACGGCCTCATCGCCGCGAGCCAGCAGGCCGACCTGCCCCTGTACCTCGGCTCCTACCCGATCACCCCGGCCTCGGACATCCTGCACGAGCTGTCGAAGCACAAGAACTTCGGCGTGCGGACCTTCCAGGCCGAGGACGAGATCGCCGGCATCGGGGCGGCGCTCGGCGCCGCCTTCGGCGGGGCGCTCGGGGTCACCACCACCTCCGGGCCCGGTGTCGCGCTCAAGTCGGAGACGATCGGCCTGGCGGTCTCGCTGGAACTGCCGCTGCTCATCGTCGACATCCAGCGCGGCGGCCCGTCCACCGGCCTGCCGACCAAGACCGAGCAGGCGGACCTCCTCCAGGCCATGTACGGCCGCAACGGCGAGGCGCCGGTCCCGATCGTGGCGCCGAGGACTCCGGCGGACTGCTTCGACGCCGCCCTCGACGCGGCCCGGATCGCGCTGACCTACCGCACCCCGGTGTTCCTGCTGTCCGACGGCTACCTCGCCAACGGCTCGGAACCGTGGCGGATCCCGGAGGTCGCGGACCTGCCCGACCTGAAGGTCAAGTTCGCCACCGGCGCGAACCACACGCTCGCCGACGGCACCGAGGCCTTCTGGCCCTACAAGCGAGATCCGGAGACCCTGGCCCGCCCCTGGGCGGTCCCCGGAACCCCGGGCCTCGAACACCGCATCGGCGGCATCGAGAAGCAGGACGGCACGGGCAACATCTCCTACGACCCGGCCAACCACGACCTCATGGTCCGCACCCGCCAGGCCAAGGTCGACGGCATTGAGGTGCCCGACCTCGACGTCGACGACCCGGACGGCGCCACCACCCTGGTCCTCGGTTGGGGTTCCACCTACGGCCCCATCACCGCCGCGGTCCGCCGGCTCCGGGCGGCCGGACTCCCCGTCGCCCAGGCCCACCTGCGCCACCTCAACCCCTTCCCCGGGAATCTCGGCGAGGTCCTTCGGCGTTACCACAAGGTAGTGGTGCCGGAGATGAATCTCGGCCAGCTCGCCACCCTCATCCGCGCGAAATACCTGGTCGACGCCCAGTCGTACCACCAGGTGAACGGAATGCCCTTCAAGGCCGAGCAGCTCGCCAAGGTTCTCAAGGAGGCCATCGATGACTGAGGTGACCGAGGCGACCGACGGGGCGCGGACCCTGCTCTCGCTGGTACCGAAGGCCGAGGGCAAGCAGTCGATGAAGGACTTCAAGTCGGACCAGGAGGTCCGCTGGTGTCCCGGTTGCGGCGACTACGCCGTGCTCGCCGCCGTCCAGGGCTTCATGCCCGAGCTGGGGCTGGCGAAGGAGAACATCGTCTTCGTCTCCGGCATCGGATGCTCCTCCCGTTTCCCCTACTACATGAACACCTACGGGATGCACTCGATCCACGGCCGGGCGCCCGCCATCGCGACGGGCCTGTGCACCTCCCGGCGCGACCTGTCGGTGTGGGTCGTCACGGGGGACGGCGACGCCCTGTCCATCGGCGGCAACCACCTGATCCACGCCCTGCGCCGCAACGTCAACCTGAAGATCCTGCTCTTCAACAACCGGATCTACGGTCTGACCAAGGGCCAGTACTCCCCCACCTCCGAGGTCGGCAAGATCACCAAGTCGACGCCGATGGGCTCGCTGGACGCGCCCTTCAACCCGGTGTCGCTGGCGCTCGGCGCCGAGGCGTCGTTCGTCGCCCGCACCGTCGACTCCGACCGCAAGCACCTCACCGAGGTGTTGCGCCAGGCGGCCGACCACCAGGGCACGGCGCTCGTCGAGATCTACCAGAACTGCAACATCTTCAACGACGGCGCCTTCGAGGTCCTCAAGGACAAGGACCGGGCCCGCGAGGCGGTGATCAGGCTGGAGGACGGCCGGCCGATCCGGTTCGGCGCGGACGACGAGAAGGGCGTGGTGCGCAATCAGACCACCGGGGACCTGGAGGTGGTCGACGTGACCCCCGCCAACGAGGGGCGGGTCCTCGTCCACGACGCCCGAGCCGCCAGCCCCGCCACGGCGTTCGCGCTCTCCCGGCTCGCCGACCCGGACACCCTGCACCGGACCCCGATCGGGGTCTTCCGCAGTGTCGAACGACCGGTCTACGACACCCTGATGGCCGACCAGCTCGACGCGGCCGTCGACCGCAGCGGCAAGGGCGACCTGGGCGCACTGCTGAACGGCAGTGACACCTGGACCGTCGTCGGCTGACCGAACCACGCGGACGCGCCGAAGCCCGGACCCCCTCGACGGGTCCGGGCTTCGGCGCGTCCGCCCCCCGAGAGGTAAGCCCTCCCCCGGGAAGCGCTTTCAAAAAGAAAGCGCTTCCCGTAGGGTTGCGCTGTCGTCCATCGAGGAGAACAGTCATGAGCATCGTCGTCACCGCAGCCACCGGAGCCCTGGGCCGCCTCGTCGTCGAGGAACTGCTGGAACGGGTCCCCGCCGACCGCGTCGCCGTCGTCGTCCGCAGCGCGGAGAAGGCCTTCGACCTGGCCGCACGCGGGATCGACGTGCGCGTCGCCGACTACGACGACCCGGCCGCCCTGGCCGTCGCCTTCCGGCCCGGCGACCGGGTGCTGCTGATCTCCGGCAATGAGATCGGGCGGCGCGTCGCGCAGCACACCGCCGTGATCGCTGCCGCGAAGGCGGCGGGCGCGGCACAGCTGGCCTACACCGGCGTCCTCGGCGGCCCGGAGGCGGACTTCGAGCTGGCCTCGGAGCACACCGCCACCGAGCAGGCCGTCCTCGCCTCCGGACTCCCGTACACCTTCCTGCGCAACGGCTGGTACCACGAGAACTACACCCGCGACCTGCCGGCCGTGCTCGGGCACGGGGCGGTCCTGGCCAGCGCGGGCGAGGGGCGGGTCGCCTCGGCGGCGCGGGCCGACTACGCGGCGGCCGCCGCCGCGGTGCTCACCGGCGAGGGGCACCTGAACCGGATCTACGAACTCTCCGGCGACACCGCGTGGAGCCTCGCGGAGTACGCGGCCGAGGTCTCGGCACAGAGCGGCAAGGAGATCGCGTACAGCGAGGTCCCGGCCGACGAACACCTGCGGATCCTGACGGACGCCGGAGTGCCGGAGGGGTTCGCCGCGATCATCGTCGACGTGGACGCGGCGATCGCGCGCGGCCGGCTGGCCGGCACCGGCGGAGACCTCGCCCGGCTGATCGGGCGGCCGACGACCCCGGTCGCCCAGGCGATCGGGGCCGCGCTGGCCTGAACCCGCGGACTCCCGGCGGACTCCCCGGGGACTCCCGGCGGACGCGCCGCCGCGGCCCCGCGAGACGTCACACGGGATGTCATGAGTATCTCCCGATTACGGGCATGACATCCGGGCCCCGCGGCGCTAACGTCGTCAAAGTTGGCTGGAAGTCGCACAGGAGGCCCCGTGAAGGCACAGAACGAGCAGCGCGCGGGTTTGCTCTACGGATTCGGCGCTTACGGGATGTGGGGGCTGGTCCCCCTCTTCTGGCCGCTGCTGATGCCTGCCGGGGCCGTCGAGATCCTCGCCCACCGCATGACGTGGTCCCTGGCCGTGGTCGGCCTGGCACTGCTCGCAGTGCGCCGCTGGAGCTGGATACGCGAGCTGCTGAGCCGGCCGCGCAAGCTGGGTCTGACCGCGCTGGCCGCGTCCATCATCAGCGTGAACTGGGGCCTGTACATCTGGTCGGTCAACAACGGCCACGTCGTCGAGTCGAGCCTCGGCTACTTCATCAACCCGCTGGTGAGCATCGCCATGGGCGTGCTGGTCCTGGGTGAGCGGCTGCGGCGCGCGCAGTGGGTGGCCGTCGGCCTCAGCTTCGTCGCCGTGCTCGTCCTCGCCGTCGGCTACGGGCGGCCGCCGTGGATCTCGCTGGTCCTGGCCTGCTCGTTCGCGACCTACGGCCTGATCAAGAAAAAGCTCAACATGGGCGGGCTGGAGTCGCTGGCCGCCGAGACGGCCATGCTGTTCCTGCCGGCCCTCGGATACCTGCTGTGGCTGGGCGCCCAGGGCCGGTCCAGCTTCGCCTCCCAGGGCGTCGGCCACGCGCTGCTGCTGGCCGCCACCGGCCTGGTCACGGCGATCCCGCTGGTGCTCTTCGGGGCGGCCGCCATCCGCGTTCCGCTGTCCACCCTGGGACTGCTTCAGTACATGGCCCCGGTGTTCCAGTTCGGACTCGGCGTCCTGTACTTCCACGAGGCCATGCCGCCCGAGCGCTGGGCAGGCTTTTCCCTGGTGTGGGCCGCGCTGGCGATCCTGACCTGGGACGCCCTGCGGACCGCTCGGCGCTCCCGCGCCCGGCTGGAGACGGCTCCCGTGATCACCCCGGCGCCGACCCGCGAACCCGCGTAACGACCACACGACGGGCCCGCAACAGCAAACGCTCCGACCCCACGATCCCCGGCACGGACCCTCCGTACCGGGGATCGTCCGTTTTCCGAACTGCCCTGACCGAATTGAGGTCTTGACGGATAGTCATACTCTCGCTGACCATCAGGCTCGCACTTCCGCACTGACGCACTGACGCACTCACGCTCACCTGCTCTCTCGCTCGTTCCGTCATATCCCCAGCGGAATCCCGGAGCCCCCACATGAGCCTGTCCGTCTCCCGGCGCCTCGCTGCCGTGACCGCTCTCGCGGTTGCCGGCCTGTTCGCCTCCACCGCACCCGCCGCACTCGCCGCCCCCACGGCGGTCGCCGCGGCGCCGACCCCGCCCGACATCCCGCTGGCCAACGTCAAGGCCCACCTGTCGCAGCTGTCGACGATCGCCGCGAACAACGGCGGCAACCGCGCCCACGGCCGGGCCGGCTACAAGGCCTCGATCGACTACGTGAAGGCCAAGCTGGACGCGGCGGGCTTCACCACGACGCTGCAGACCTTCACCTCCAGCGGCGCCACCGGCTACAACCTGATCGCCGACTGGCCCGGCGGCGACCCGAACTCGGTCCTGATGTCCGGAGCGCACCTCGACTCCGTCACCTCGGGCGCGGGCATCAACGACAACGGCTCCGGCAGCGCGGCCGTCCTCGAAACCGCCCTCGCCGTCTCCCGGGCCGGGCTGCAGCCCACCAAGCACCTGCGTTTCGGCTGGTGGGGCGCGGAGGAGCTGGGCCTGGTCGGCTCGAAGTACTACGTCAACAACCTCCCGTCGGCCGAGCGGGCCAAGTTCGCCGGGTACCTGAACTTCGACATGATCGGCTCGCCGAACCCCGGCTACTTCGTCTACGACGACGACCCGACGATCGAGCAGACCTTCAAGAACTACTTCGCCGGCCTCGGCGTGCCGACCGAAATCGAGACCGAGGGCGACGGCCGCTCCGACCACGCCTCCTTCAAGAACGTGGGCATACCGGTCGGTGGCCTGTTCACCGGGGCCAGCCGCACCAAGACCTCCGCGCAGGCCCAGAAGTGGGGCGGCACCGCAGGGCAGGCCTTCGACCGCTGCTACCACTCCTCGTGCGACAACACCGCCAACATCAACGACACCGCCCTGGACCGCAACGCGGACGCCATCGCCTACGCGATATGGAACCTGGGCGCGTCGACCCCGGTTCCGCCCGGCCCGTCCTTCGAGAACACGACGGACGTGAACATCCCTGACTCCCCCGCCCCGGCGGTCAACTCGCCGATCACGGTCTCCGGAGTCCCCGGCAACGCCCCCGCCACCACCAAGGTGGACGTGAACATCGTCCACACCTACCGCGGTGACCTGGTGGTCGACCTGGTCGCCCCGGACGGCTCGGTCTACAACCTGCACAACCGCACCGGCGGCAGCGCCGACAACATCGTGGGGTCCTACACCGTCAACGCCTCCAGCGAGGTGGCGAACGGAACGTGGAACCTCCGGGTCAGGGACGCGGCCGCACTGGACGTCGGCTACATCAACAGCTGGAAGATCACCTTCTAG
This window encodes:
- the rarD gene encoding EamA family transporter RarD; this translates as MKAQNEQRAGLLYGFGAYGMWGLVPLFWPLLMPAGAVEILAHRMTWSLAVVGLALLAVRRWSWIRELLSRPRKLGLTALAASIISVNWGLYIWSVNNGHVVESSLGYFINPLVSIAMGVLVLGERLRRAQWVAVGLSFVAVLVLAVGYGRPPWISLVLACSFATYGLIKKKLNMGGLESLAAETAMLFLPALGYLLWLGAQGRSSFASQGVGHALLLAATGLVTAIPLVLFGAAAIRVPLSTLGLLQYMAPVFQFGLGVLYFHEAMPPERWAGFSLVWAALAILTWDALRTARRSRARLETAPVITPAPTREPA
- a CDS encoding 2-oxoacid:acceptor oxidoreductase subunit alpha — translated: MTSQVSSPAEQADGAGGAVVGGQRTPGSPDGKEVRRLDRVIIRFAGDSGDGMQLTGDRFTSETASFGNDLSTLPNFPAEIRAPAGTLPGVSSFQLHFADHDILTPGDAPNVLVAMNPAALKANIADVPRGAEIIVNTDEFTKRPMAKVGYETSPLEDGSLAAYNLHPVPLTTLTVEALKDFGLSRKEAERSKNMFALGLLSWMYHRPTEATESFLRQKFAKKPEIAEANIVAFRAGWNFGETTEDFAVSYEVAPATQAFPTGTYRNISGNLALSYGLIAASQQADLPLYLGSYPITPASDILHELSKHKNFGVRTFQAEDEIAGIGAALGAAFGGALGVTTTSGPGVALKSETIGLAVSLELPLLIVDIQRGGPSTGLPTKTEQADLLQAMYGRNGEAPVPIVAPRTPADCFDAALDAARIALTYRTPVFLLSDGYLANGSEPWRIPEVADLPDLKVKFATGANHTLADGTEAFWPYKRDPETLARPWAVPGTPGLEHRIGGIEKQDGTGNISYDPANHDLMVRTRQAKVDGIEVPDLDVDDPDGATTLVLGWGSTYGPITAAVRRLRAAGLPVAQAHLRHLNPFPGNLGEVLRRYHKVVVPEMNLGQLATLIRAKYLVDAQSYHQVNGMPFKAEQLAKVLKEAIDD
- a CDS encoding response regulator transcription factor, producing the protein MRVVIAEDSVLLREGLTRLLTDRGHDVVAGVGDGEALIKTVADLAAEDALPDVVVADVRMPPTHTDEGVRAAVRLRRDHPGIGVLVLSQYVEEQYATELLAGSSTGVGYLLKDRVAEVREFLDAVVRVARGGTALDPEVVAQLLGRSRKQDVLAGLTPREREVLGLMAEGRTNSAVAKQLVVSDGAVEKHVGNIFMKLGLSPSEGDHRRVLAVLTYLKS
- a CDS encoding M28 family metallopeptidase; the protein is MSLSVSRRLAAVTALAVAGLFASTAPAALAAPTAVAAAPTPPDIPLANVKAHLSQLSTIAANNGGNRAHGRAGYKASIDYVKAKLDAAGFTTTLQTFTSSGATGYNLIADWPGGDPNSVLMSGAHLDSVTSGAGINDNGSGSAAVLETALAVSRAGLQPTKHLRFGWWGAEELGLVGSKYYVNNLPSAERAKFAGYLNFDMIGSPNPGYFVYDDDPTIEQTFKNYFAGLGVPTEIETEGDGRSDHASFKNVGIPVGGLFTGASRTKTSAQAQKWGGTAGQAFDRCYHSSCDNTANINDTALDRNADAIAYAIWNLGASTPVPPGPSFENTTDVNIPDSPAPAVNSPITVSGVPGNAPATTKVDVNIVHTYRGDLVVDLVAPDGSVYNLHNRTGGSADNIVGSYTVNASSEVANGTWNLRVRDAAALDVGYINSWKITF
- a CDS encoding NAD(P)H-binding protein, with translation MSIVVTAATGALGRLVVEELLERVPADRVAVVVRSAEKAFDLAARGIDVRVADYDDPAALAVAFRPGDRVLLISGNEIGRRVAQHTAVIAAAKAAGAAQLAYTGVLGGPEADFELASEHTATEQAVLASGLPYTFLRNGWYHENYTRDLPAVLGHGAVLASAGEGRVASAARADYAAAAAAVLTGEGHLNRIYELSGDTAWSLAEYAAEVSAQSGKEIAYSEVPADEHLRILTDAGVPEGFAAIIVDVDAAIARGRLAGTGGDLARLIGRPTTPVAQAIGAALA
- a CDS encoding 2-oxoacid:ferredoxin oxidoreductase subunit beta, encoding MTEVTEATDGARTLLSLVPKAEGKQSMKDFKSDQEVRWCPGCGDYAVLAAVQGFMPELGLAKENIVFVSGIGCSSRFPYYMNTYGMHSIHGRAPAIATGLCTSRRDLSVWVVTGDGDALSIGGNHLIHALRRNVNLKILLFNNRIYGLTKGQYSPTSEVGKITKSTPMGSLDAPFNPVSLALGAEASFVARTVDSDRKHLTEVLRQAADHQGTALVEIYQNCNIFNDGAFEVLKDKDRAREAVIRLEDGRPIRFGADDEKGVVRNQTTGDLEVVDVTPANEGRVLVHDARAASPATAFALSRLADPDTLHRTPIGVFRSVERPVYDTLMADQLDAAVDRSGKGDLGALLNGSDTWTVVG